Proteins from a single region of Parambassis ranga chromosome 16, fParRan2.1, whole genome shotgun sequence:
- the LOC114449149 gene encoding CD209 antigen-like isoform X1, whose protein sequence is MAEEELNYASVVFKKKNSSRPEVKKEEETVYDQVKVHNDGRTAELVPEKKANSRCFQYQHLACCLGTFCLVLLFGIIAYVIYIATLKPDVTQLEELKHNQTVLITENENLKRDNKNLTQAYTVLDNKVTNLTAENKNLQLKNQQLEMDKKNLTAQLENKETAEMELNISRAQWSYDQYCKINDETNRGCQDGWRRFFQSNSICYAVNNAAPSDQRSWEKAREDCRGKVSDLVVVVNDAEKKNVTENSWPIDGVDHGYWLGLRVEDGKWKWVDGHDLTDVSWIQQHPATEGQCAISFRNGWKSVSCTEKKPWICKKKGLTL, encoded by the exons ATGGCCGAGGAAGAGCTTAACTACGCTTCAGTTGTATTCAAGAAGAAAAACTCATCAAGACCAGAAG ttaaaaaagaggaagaaactgtGTATGATCAAGTCAAAGTCCACAATGATGGACGAACTG CAGAACTTGTGCCAGAAAAGAAAGCAAACAGCAGATGTTTCCAATATCAGCACTTGGCCTGTTGTTTGGGGACGTTCTGTCTCGTTTTGCTGTTTGGTATCATTGCATACGTCATCTACA TTGCTACATTAAAGCCTGATGTAACTCAGCTGGAAGAGTTAAAGCACAACCAAACAGTCCTGATCACAGAGAATGAAAACTTGAAGAGGGACAACAAAAATCTGACCCAAGCCTATACTGTCCTAGACAACAAGGTCACAAACCTgactgcagaaaacaagaacCTTCAACTGAAGAACCAGCAGCTGGAGATGGACAAAAAGAACCTCACAGCACAACTGGAGAACaaggagacagcagagatggagctCAACATCAGTCGAGCTCAGTGGTCCTATGATCAGTACTGTAAGATAAATGATG AAACAAATCGGGGTTGTCAGGATGGCTGGAGAAGGTTCTTTCAGTCCAACTCCATCTGTTATGCTGTTAATAACGCTGCACCttctgatcagagaagctgggAAAAAGCTCGAGAAGACTGCAGAGGAAAGGTTTCAGATTTGGTTGTTGTAGTTAATGACGCTGAAAAG AAAAATGTCACAGAGAACAGTTGGCCCATAGATGGAGTAGATCATGGATACTGGCTTGGTCTGAGAGTTGAAGATGGGAAATGGAAGTGGGTGGATGGACATGATCTGACTGATGT CTCCTGGATACAACAACATCCTGCAACTGAAGGTCAATGTGCAATTTCTTTCCGTAATGGATGGAAATCAGTGAGCTGTACTGAGAAGAAACCATGGATCTGCAAGAAGAAGGGTTTAACTCTTTAA
- the LOC114449149 gene encoding CD209 antigen-like protein E isoform X3, translated as MAEEELNYASVVFKKKNSSRPEVKKEEETVYDQVKVHNDGRTAELVPEKKANSRCFQYQHLACCLGTFCLVLLFGIIAYVIYNNKVTNLTAENKNLQLKNQQLEMDKKNLTAQLENKETAEMELNISRAQWSYDQYCKINDETNRGCQDGWRRFFQSNSICYAVNNAAPSDQRSWEKAREDCRGKVSDLVVVVNDAEKKNVTENSWPIDGVDHGYWLGLRVEDGKWKWVDGHDLTDVSWIQQHPATEGQCAISFRNGWKSVSCTEKKPWICKKKGLTL; from the exons ATGGCCGAGGAAGAGCTTAACTACGCTTCAGTTGTATTCAAGAAGAAAAACTCATCAAGACCAGAAG ttaaaaaagaggaagaaactgtGTATGATCAAGTCAAAGTCCACAATGATGGACGAACTG CAGAACTTGTGCCAGAAAAGAAAGCAAACAGCAGATGTTTCCAATATCAGCACTTGGCCTGTTGTTTGGGGACGTTCTGTCTCGTTTTGCTGTTTGGTATCATTGCATACGTCATCTACA ACAACAAGGTCACAAACCTgactgcagaaaacaagaacCTTCAACTGAAGAACCAGCAGCTGGAGATGGACAAAAAGAACCTCACAGCACAACTGGAGAACaaggagacagcagagatggagctCAACATCAGTCGAGCTCAGTGGTCCTATGATCAGTACTGTAAGATAAATGATG AAACAAATCGGGGTTGTCAGGATGGCTGGAGAAGGTTCTTTCAGTCCAACTCCATCTGTTATGCTGTTAATAACGCTGCACCttctgatcagagaagctgggAAAAAGCTCGAGAAGACTGCAGAGGAAAGGTTTCAGATTTGGTTGTTGTAGTTAATGACGCTGAAAAG AAAAATGTCACAGAGAACAGTTGGCCCATAGATGGAGTAGATCATGGATACTGGCTTGGTCTGAGAGTTGAAGATGGGAAATGGAAGTGGGTGGATGGACATGATCTGACTGATGT CTCCTGGATACAACAACATCCTGCAACTGAAGGTCAATGTGCAATTTCTTTCCGTAATGGATGGAAATCAGTGAGCTGTACTGAGAAGAAACCATGGATCTGCAAGAAGAAGGGTTTAACTCTTTAA
- the LOC114449146 gene encoding C-type lectin domain family 10 member A-like, whose product MAEEQLNYASIVFKNKNSSRSEVKKEEETVYDQVKVQNDRQTAELVPDKKADGRSFQYQHLACLGTLCVILLLGIIALVSYIATWNHDVTQLEELKHNQTVLTTRNENLQLKNQQLEALKDNLTDINTNLTTENENLKRDNNNLTAGNQNLQLKNQQLEMDKKNLTAQLENMEKAEMALNISRAQWSYDQYCKINDENRGCQSGWRRSSQSNCYAVNNAAPPDQRSWEKAREDCRGKISDLVVVVNEAEKNYVSSISWPIGGVNPGYWLGLRVEDGKWKWVDGSDLTDLSWIQQLSATEGQCAMSVPGNGWKSVSCNETKAWICKKKGLTL is encoded by the exons ATGGCCGAGGAACAGCTTAACTACGCCTCCATTGTGTTTAAGAATAAAAACTCATCACGATCAGAAG ttaaaaaagaggaagaaactgtGTACGATCAAGTCAAGGTGCAAAATGATCGACAAACTg CAGAACTTGTGCCAGACAAGAAAGCAGATGGCAGAAGTTTCCAATATCAGCACTTGGCCTGTTTGGGGACGTTATGTGTCATTTTGCTGTTGGGTATCATTGCACTTGTGAGCTACA TTGCTACATGGAATCATGATGTAACTCAGCTGGAAGAGTTAAAGCACAACCAAACAGTCCTGACCACACGGAATGAAAACCTTCAACTGAAGAACCAGCAGCTGGAGGCTCTCAAGGACAATCTGACAGATATCAACACCAATCTGACCACAGAGAATGAAAACTTGAAGAGGGACAACAACAACCTGACTGCAGGAAACCAGAACCTTCAACTGAAGAACCAGCAGCTGGAGATGGACAAAAAGAACCTCACAGCACAACTGGAGAACATGGAGAAAGCAGAGATGGCGCTCAACATCAGTCGAGCTCAGTGGTCCTATGATCAGTACTGTAAGATAAATGATG AGAATCGGGGTTGTCAGAGTGGCTGGAGAAGGTCCTCTCAGTCCAACTGTTATGCTGTTAATAACGCTGCACCtcctgatcagagaagctgggAAAAAGCTCGAGAAGACTGCAGAGGGAAGATTTCAGATTTGGTTGTTGTAGTTAATGAAGCTGAAAAG AACTATGTCAGTTCTATCAGTTGGCCCATAGGAGGAGTAAACCCTGGATACTGGCTTGGTCTGAGAGTAGAAGATGGGAAATGGAAGTGGGTGGATGGAAGTGATCTGACTGATCT CTCCTGGATACAACAACTTTCTGCAACTGAAGGTCAATGTGCAATGTCTGTTCCTGGTAATGGATGGAAATCAGTGAGCTGTAATGAGACAAAAGCATGGATCTGCAAAAAGAAGGGTTTAACTCTTTAA
- the LOC114449149 gene encoding CD209 antigen-like isoform X2, which translates to MAEEELNYASVVFKKKNSSRPEVKKEEETVYDQVKVHNDGRTELVPEKKANSRCFQYQHLACCLGTFCLVLLFGIIAYVIYIATLKPDVTQLEELKHNQTVLITENENLKRDNKNLTQAYTVLDNKVTNLTAENKNLQLKNQQLEMDKKNLTAQLENKETAEMELNISRAQWSYDQYCKINDETNRGCQDGWRRFFQSNSICYAVNNAAPSDQRSWEKAREDCRGKVSDLVVVVNDAEKKNVTENSWPIDGVDHGYWLGLRVEDGKWKWVDGHDLTDVSWIQQHPATEGQCAISFRNGWKSVSCTEKKPWICKKKGLTL; encoded by the exons ATGGCCGAGGAAGAGCTTAACTACGCTTCAGTTGTATTCAAGAAGAAAAACTCATCAAGACCAGAAG ttaaaaaagaggaagaaactgtGTATGATCAAGTCAAAGTCCACAATGATGGACGAACTG AACTTGTGCCAGAAAAGAAAGCAAACAGCAGATGTTTCCAATATCAGCACTTGGCCTGTTGTTTGGGGACGTTCTGTCTCGTTTTGCTGTTTGGTATCATTGCATACGTCATCTACA TTGCTACATTAAAGCCTGATGTAACTCAGCTGGAAGAGTTAAAGCACAACCAAACAGTCCTGATCACAGAGAATGAAAACTTGAAGAGGGACAACAAAAATCTGACCCAAGCCTATACTGTCCTAGACAACAAGGTCACAAACCTgactgcagaaaacaagaacCTTCAACTGAAGAACCAGCAGCTGGAGATGGACAAAAAGAACCTCACAGCACAACTGGAGAACaaggagacagcagagatggagctCAACATCAGTCGAGCTCAGTGGTCCTATGATCAGTACTGTAAGATAAATGATG AAACAAATCGGGGTTGTCAGGATGGCTGGAGAAGGTTCTTTCAGTCCAACTCCATCTGTTATGCTGTTAATAACGCTGCACCttctgatcagagaagctgggAAAAAGCTCGAGAAGACTGCAGAGGAAAGGTTTCAGATTTGGTTGTTGTAGTTAATGACGCTGAAAAG AAAAATGTCACAGAGAACAGTTGGCCCATAGATGGAGTAGATCATGGATACTGGCTTGGTCTGAGAGTTGAAGATGGGAAATGGAAGTGGGTGGATGGACATGATCTGACTGATGT CTCCTGGATACAACAACATCCTGCAACTGAAGGTCAATGTGCAATTTCTTTCCGTAATGGATGGAAATCAGTGAGCTGTACTGAGAAGAAACCATGGATCTGCAAGAAGAAGGGTTTAACTCTTTAA